The Kaistella daneshvariae genomic sequence AAAAAAGTAGTTTTTAGCAATCTGCAAAACTCATTCCCGAAAAAATCTGATGAAGAGCTCAAAAAAATTCAGAAACAGTTTTATATCAATTTCTGCGATTACATCGTAGAAACCTTTAAAACTTTTACCATTTCTTCCACGGAACTGCGCGTTCGGGTTCAACACCTCAATCAGGATGTTTTTCAGGAGGCAAAAGCGGAAAACAAAAACGTCATTCTGCTTTCCGGACATATTTTTAACTGGGAATGGTACAATACGCTGGCGCTGATTGTGCCGCAAAAAAACAGCTTTCCCGTGTATCGAAAAGTGAACAGCGGTTTTTGGGAAGAACAGATGAAAAACCTGCGAAACCGCTTCGGAAACACCGCCATTGAAGCCAAAGAAGTCATCCGCCATATTTTCCGGAATCCAAATGATGGCGATTCTATTTACATGTTTGTGGCCGATCAGACGCCGCATCATTCGGAAGTGACTTACGGTTTGAATTTTTTAAACCAGAAAACGCCGGCGTTTGTGGGTTATGACAAACTTTCAACAAGAATGGATCTCGCTTTTGTTTTTTGTGAAATGAAAAAAGTGAAACGCGGTTTTTATCAAATTAATTATTATCGAATCTATCCGGACGGCGAAAAATTCGTGGAACATGAAGTGGTGAAAAAATTCTATAAGCTGTTGGAAAACACCATCGAAAAAAGACCCGACAATTACCTGTGGTCGCACCGCCGCTGGAAATATCAGCACGCGATAAAAGAAATGGAAAAAAATGCCTGAATTGCCGCCAAATTTTTAAAAAATTGAATTTAGCAATCGTCATCTTAAACTGGAACGGAAAATGCTGGTTGGAAAAATTTCTGCCCAACGTCATTCAGCATTCTGCTGGCGCGGATTTGTTCGTCATCGACAATAATTCTACCGATGATTCAGTGGAATTTTTGAAAAATGAATTTCCGCAGGTTTCAGTTATTTTAAATACCGAAAACTATGGTTTTGCGGGAGGCTACAACCAAGGTTTAAAACAGATTAAGCACGAATTTTATTGTCTGCTGAATTCCGATGTTGAAGTTACCGAAAACTGGCTGCAGCCGGTTTTGGAGCTTTTCGCAAAAAATGAAAAAATTGCCGCTATACAGCCGAAAATTTTAGATTTTAACCGCCGTGAATATTTCGAATTTGCCGGCGCGGCTGGCGGATTGATTGACAATCTTGGTTTTCCGTATTGCAGAGGTAGAATATTTGAAAACATCGAAAAAGATGAAGGCCAGTACGATGACGAAACCGAAATTTTCTGGGCATCGGGCTGCTGTTTTTTCATTCGTTGTGCAGATTTCTGGGCGAACAATGGTTTTGATGAAAGATTCTTCGCGCATCAGGAAGAAATTGATTTGTGCTGGCGCTTGAAAAATACCGCACGAAAAATATTTTACACCGGGAGGTCCACTGTCTATCACGTCGGAGGTGGAACATTAAATAAACAAAGTGCGCAAAAAACTTTCCTGAACATCAGGAATAATTTATCGATGTTGCTGAAAAATCTGCCTTTTCCGAAAGCGTTTTGGATTTTACTTTTACGCTTTATTTTAGATGGTTTTGCCGGAATTTATTTCGGTTTGAAAAATGGTTTTCCGCATTTTTTAGCCGTTATTCGGGCGCATTTTTCATTTTATGCGCAAGTGCCGGGAACTTTGCAAAGACGACAAAAGAACCAAATTTCCCAATTTTATCAGGCAAAATGGTTGGTGTTCAAGAATTTCCTCAAAAGCTAAAAAGAAAAAATTGCCCAAACACCTCGGAATTTTCCCGTATACTTTCAGCACCAAACATTTAATTTTTAAAAAAATCGCCGTTTAACGCCGAATAAATTTTAGCTGTTCATTTTCGAAGCCTGGAAAAGCGAAGCGTCCAAGCAAAATTTAAATAAAATCAAAAAAATTATCTTTGTGATAATTAAAAATTCGAATGGAATTACTCATCATTATTTTACTCATTTTGCTGAACGGCGTCTTCGCAATGTCGGAAATGTCGCTGGTATCTTCGCGGAAATTCAAGCTTGAAAGCGCAGAAAGAAAAGGCAGCGCCGGCGCGAAAAAAGCCTTGCAACTGGGAGAGAATCCAACGAAATTTTTATCAACCGTTCAGATTGGGATTACCCTGATCGGGATTTTGCTTGGGGTGTATTCCGGCGACACGTTGACGAACGACTTTAAAGGTTTTTTGGATAAAATCCCTGTTCTGGAACCCTATTCAAAAACTTTAGCAACCGTCGGAATCGTCATTTTCATCACCTATTTATCGATTTTACTGGGCGAATTGTTGCCGAAAAGAATTGCAATGACCTTCCCTGAAAAAATCATTACTACGCTTGCCAAACCGATGGATGTTCTGTCGAAACTCACCTCGCCTTTCGTATGGTTGCTGACCACTTCTAACAACATATTTCTGAAGCTTTTTGGAATTGACAGCAAATCGGACAGCATTGTAACCGAAGAAGAAATAAAATCCATCGTGCGCGAAAGCGCCATGGAAGGGCAAATTGATAAAATTGAACACAATATTGTGGAACGCGTTTTCGAGCTGGGCGACCGAAAAATCAACACGCTGATGACGCACCGCACCGCAATTACCTATTTCAGCATCGATGAAAAACTGGAATCTGTTTTAGAAAAAATCAGCAAAGAAAAACACAATTTTTATCCCGTTACAAGGGCGAATAATTTAGATGATATTATCGGCGTGGTCACCATGAAAGATATTTTTCCCATTGGTGACTCGCAAAATTTTGAACTGAAAAAACTGCTGCGGCAACCGATTTTCCTTAATGAAAATTCTTACGCATACCGGGTGCTTGAAATTTTTAAAAAAGAGAAAAACCACCACGGAATTGTTATCGATGAATATGGAAATACGCTGGGGATTGCGACAATGCACGATGTTCTGGATGCTTTGGTGGGAAACACAGCGACTTCTGAAAATTTCGATTACCGAATCGTGAAGAAAAACGAAAATTCGTGGGTGGCAGACGCACAGTTTCCCCTCGTGGAATTTCTGAAATATTTCGACCTGGACTACCAGTTTGACAATAAAGATAATTACACCACGCTAGTTGGCTTTTTTCTTAATGAAGGCGGCGGCTCGCCCGAAGTTGGTGATAAAATTAAAGTTGATGATCTGGAGCTGGAAATCATCAGCAAAGACAAACAACGCGTGGATAAAATCCTGATCTCGAAAACTACTTCAACCAAATAGCGTCTAAAAAATTCCGAATGAAATTACCAAAAAAATACGTTTTGAAAAATGCTTAATTTTTGCGCCATCGATTTTGAAACCGCGACTCACGAGCGGAATTCCGCCTGCGAAATGGGGATTTGCATCGTAGAAAACGGCGAAATTGTTTCTACCAAAACCTGGCTCATCAAGCCGCCGTGTTTTCCTTATTTTCATCCGCGAAACATCGATGTTCACGGCATTCGTCCGGAAGAGGTGAAAGATGCGCCGACTTTCGAAGACATCTGGCATGAAGCGCAGGATTTAATGTACGGAAACCTGATGATTGCGCACAACGCAGGATTTGATGCAGGCGTTTTGAGAAGTTGTCTTGATCACTACGGTTTTTTTAGGCCGAAACTGACGTATTTATGCAGTATTTCTTTAGCTAAGAAATCCTGGAAAAATTTGCCCAAATATGGGCTAAAAAGTTTGGCGGAACAGCATAATCTTTCCTTCAATCATCACCGCGCGGGCGACGATGCAGAAGTCTGCGCTAAAATTTCATTGCTGGCATTCAACCAATTGATGTTGACGAGAAATGATGAAGTTCACGAAGTGATGAAAAAGAATTTGAAGATTTTATAGGCAAACAACGGCTAATTTTTATTTTTAGTTGGTTAGAACATCTGCCACAAGACTGAATTTTGGTACTACAATTTCCAATTCTTCATTATTTGCCAGATTTTTACAGTAATAAATTCCGCTCATGTTTCCGACACCGGACCGCAGCATGACATTAGAAAAATAGGTAAAATCTTCGCCGGGCAGAATTTCGGGAGTTAAACCGATAACGCCTTCGCCGGCAACTTCAGTAAAACCAAAGCCTAGGTCGTAGATCAGCCATTTGCGGCGAAGCAGCTGTATTGGCTCTTTGCCAAGGTTTTCGATGGTAATGTTATACCGGAAAACGAAGCGGTTTTCAGAAGGAAAACTGTTCTTTATATCGTATTGAGGGAGAACAGAAACCTTGATGTCAAAAGATATAGTTGAAAACATGGCAGCAATTTAGAATGAGTTTATACAAAAATCCCGCCTTTGTAGACGGGATTTATATATTTAGAAAAAATATTTTAAAATCTTAAAGTTCAAGACCTTTTCTTTCGTCGCCATCCATTAGGAACTGCACCGGATTGTCGATGGCTTCTTTCACAGCAACCAGGAATCCAACTGACTCACGACCGTCTATAATTCTGTGGTCATAAGACATTGCCAGGTACATCATCGGGCGAATTACCACCTGTCCATCTACCGCAACCGGTCTTTGGATGATGTTGTGCATGCCTAAAATCGCGGATTGCGGCGGGTTGATGATTGGTGTAGATAACATGGAACCAAATACTCCACCGTTGGTAATGGTGAACGTACCGCCGGTCATTTCGTCGATGGTAATTTTACCGTCACGAACTCTTTCAGCAAGGTTTTTAATATTATTTTCCACACCACGGAAAGACATGGTTTCTGCATTTCGTAAAACGGGAACCATCAAACCTTTCGGTCCGGAAACTGCGATTGAAATATCACAAAAATCGTAATTAATTTTAAAATCACCGTCAATAGAAGCATTTACATCAGGATACATTTGCAAAGCTCTTGTAACCGCTTTGGTAAAGAATGACATAAATCCTAAACCGATGCCGTGCTTTTGTGCAAACTCCTCTTTATATTGCTTTCTAAGGCGGAAAATTTCAGACATGTCAACTTCATTGAAAGTCGTTAGCATCGCCGTTTCATTTTTCACAGAAACCAAACGTGCTGCCACTTTTCTTCTTAATACAGAAAGTTTTGTCGTGCTGCTGCCTCTGGAACCGGAAGTAGAATCTGCAGAACCCATTGCAGGAACTGATGCAGTTTCCGCATCTTGCTTGGTGATTCTTCCGTCTTTTCCAGAACCATTTACTTGGTCAGCCTTAACGCCTTTTTCATCCAATATTTTTTTAGCTGCCGGACTTGGAGTTCCAGTTGCATAAGTTGCTGCAGGTTTTTGCTCAACTTTCGGTGCTTCTGCTTTTGGTGTTTCCGCTTTCGGAGCTTCTTTTGCCGGTTCTGCCGCTTTTTCTTCGGTTTGTGCCGGTGCAGAATCTGCAGGTTTAGCAGCGGAACGGTCGATGAGACAAACCACCTGCCCTACTTCTACCACGTCGCCTTCCTCAGCTTTCAGGGTAATAATACCGCTTTCTTCAGCCGGTAATTCAAGCGTTGCTTTGTCAGAATCCACTTCTGCGATGGGTTGATCTTTTTCTACATAATCGCCGTCTTTTACTAACCACGTCGCGATTTCAACTTCAGTGATTGATTCTCCGGGAGATGGAACTTTCATTTCTAATATAGACATCGGATATATTTTTTTTAGTTTATTGAAAATGATTTATTGAAAAAAATTTTGTCTGAATTAAGCAGTTACAGGTCTTTTTGCAGGTGCATCCTGACGGTCGAAAACGCGGTTGATCACATCATTTTGGTTTCTTTCGAACATTTTATGACTTCCCGGCGCCGGCGTTCCACTTTGAACCGGTGCAATAACCTCGATTCCTGTATTTCGGAAATTTCGTAAAATATAGCTCCATGCGCCCATATTTTCCGGTTCCTCCTGAGCCCAAATTAATTGTTTTCTGCTGCCGTATTTATTTAAAATTTCTTCAATCTGATCATTCTGTAAAGGATAAAGCTGTTCAAATCTCACCAGTGCAATATTTTCGCAGTGTAATTCCTCTTTTTTCGCCAGGAGTTCATAATAAATTTTACCGGAACAAAGCACTAATTTTTCAACTTTAGCCGCATCTACAGCTGCATCGTCGATGATTGGCTGGAAATGACCGTTGGCTAAATCGTCGAAAGTTGAAATCACTTTCGGATGACGCAATAATGATTTTGGCGACATTACCACTAGCGGTTTGCGGAAATTCCATTTCATCTGTCTTCTTAACAAGTGGAAATAGTTTGCCGGCGTAGTCGCGTTTGCAACAACCATATTGTCATTCGCACAAAGCGTTAAAAATCTTTCTAATCTTGCAGAAGAATGTTCCGCGCCCTGACCTTCGAAACCGTGAGGTAAAAGCATAACCAATCCGGCCTGGATTTTCCATTTTTCTTCCGCAGCAACTAAATACTGATCTATAATAATCTGCGCGCCGTTCATGAAATCACCGAACTGGGCTTCCCAAATGGTTAAAGTATTTGGCGAGGCCATCGCATAACCGTAATCAAAACCTAAAACACCGTACTCTGAAAGATGTGAGTTATAAATATCAAAACGGTTTTCCGAAACATGACGAAGCGGGATGTATTCTTCCTCCGCATCTTCAGTTTTAATTAAAGCGTGACGGTGAGAGAAAGTTCCTCTTTCTACATCTTCGCCGGAAATTCTTACGTTGTGACCTTCCGTCAATAAAGTTGCGTACGCAAGCCATTCTGCAAGGGCCCAATCTAAATGATCTGCTTCAATTGCTTTCGAACGGTTATCAAAAAGGCGGGAAATCTTGCTGATAAATTTTTTGTCTTTTGGCAAAGTCGACATTTGCACTGCCAATTCTTTCAGTTTGGAAATATCGAATTTGGTATCGATTTTTGCCACCATCGCTCCTTTCGCAGAAGTTGGAAAATCTTTCCAGTCGTCTGCCATGAAAAGATCCATGGTGTTTTTCTCAATTTCTTTCGAAGCGTCGAAATTGGCATCCAACTGCTCTTTGAACTGCGACTCCATTTTGGTCAAAATTTCTTTTGAAACAATTCCTTCGCTAATAAGCTGTTCTTTATAGATTTCTCTCGGGTTTGGATGCTTTGAGATTAATTTATACAAATTCGGTTGCGTAAATCTTGGCTCATCACCTTCATTATGACCGTATTTTCTGTATCCTAAAAGATCGATGTACACATCTTTACCGAATTTCGCACGGAAATCTGCTGCAAACCTCATCGAATGTACCACTGCTTCCACATCGTCCGCATTCACATGCATTACAGGTGATTCGGTAACTTTTGCGATATCGGTACAATACGTTGAAGAGCGCGCATCACGATAATTGGTGGTGAAGGAAACCTGGTTGTTAACCACGATATGCACCGTGCCACCGGTTCTGTAACCTTCCAAAGTCATCATTTGTGCCACTTCGTACACAATTCCCTGTCCGGCAATCGCACCATCACCATGGATGATGATTGGTAAAACTTTGCTGAAATCTTTGTATTTATTGTCAACTTTCGCACGGCAAATTCCTTCAACCAATGCGCCGACCGTTTCCAGATGCGACGGGTTTGGTGTTAAATTGATAGCTACTTCTTCGCCGTTTGCAGTTTTAATGATTTTGGAAGATCCCAAGTGATATTTCACGTCGCCGGAAAAAACATCTTCTTCAAATTCTTTGCCTTCAAACTCGGAAAAAATCTGTTTGTAAGATTTACCAAAGATATTACTCAACACGTTCAGGCGGCCTCTGTGTGCCATTCCCAAAACCACTTCATCCACGCCCAACTGCGAAGATCTGGTGATCAATTGGTCTAAAGCCGGAATTAACGATTCACCACCTTCCAAGGAAAACCTTTTTTGGCCGACGAATTTTGTATGAAGATAATTTTCAAAAGCAACGGCCTGGTTTAGTTTCTCAAGAATTTCTGTCTTTTCACCGGCATTTAATTGCGGGCGGTTTTTATTCACCTGCAAAAACTCCCGGATGAATTTACGCTCTTCAACATTGTTGATGTGCATATATTCCACGCCGATGGATTTGCAATAAATTTGCTCTAAAAGATCGATGATTTCCTGAAGCGTAGCTGCAGTTGGAAGACCTATTTCTTTCGCAGAATTAAATTTCGTCCCTAAATCTGCTTTCGACAGACCAAAATTTTCAATAGCTAAAGTGGGCTCATACTGTCTTCTTTCGCGCACGGGATTGGTATGTGTGAAAAGGTGACCGCGATGACGGTAACCTTCAATCAGGTTTAAAACCTTAAATTCCTTTTCGATTTCATTCGGTATCTGACCGTTTGCTGCCGCCTGATTTGCCATCTGAACCGGCGCTGAAACTGCTTTTTCCGACGAGTCGGCTATCATATCTTCCCCATAACCTTCCAGTGCAAAATCAAAACCCTGGAAAAATGCTTTCCAGGAAGGTTCCACCGAGTCCGGATATTTTAAATATTGTTGATATAAATCTTCTATTAACTGCGAGTGTACAGCGTTTAGGAATGAAAATTTGTCCATTATTTACAAATTAACTGTTGGTTTTTATTTAAAGAACAAATTTAACAAAAATAAGTGAAGTACTCAAGGCAATCCACAGATAAAAAGGCGCGTGAGGCGCTTTTATTTATAGACCGGCAAAGATAATTTCAGCACCACTTCCGAAGCGGAATTTGGC encodes the following:
- a CDS encoding lysophospholipid acyltransferase family protein; the encoded protein is MKFIFQIILLFSRLPLRVLYVVSDVLFLLSFHIIGYRKKVVFSNLQNSFPKKSDEELKKIQKQFYINFCDYIVETFKTFTISSTELRVRVQHLNQDVFQEAKAENKNVILLSGHIFNWEWYNTLALIVPQKNSFPVYRKVNSGFWEEQMKNLRNRFGNTAIEAKEVIRHIFRNPNDGDSIYMFVADQTPHHSEVTYGLNFLNQKTPAFVGYDKLSTRMDLAFVFCEMKKVKRGFYQINYYRIYPDGEKFVEHEVVKKFYKLLENTIEKRPDNYLWSHRRWKYQHAIKEMEKNA
- a CDS encoding glycosyltransferase family 2 protein, with the protein product MNLAIVILNWNGKCWLEKFLPNVIQHSAGADLFVIDNNSTDDSVEFLKNEFPQVSVILNTENYGFAGGYNQGLKQIKHEFYCLLNSDVEVTENWLQPVLELFAKNEKIAAIQPKILDFNRREYFEFAGAAGGLIDNLGFPYCRGRIFENIEKDEGQYDDETEIFWASGCCFFIRCADFWANNGFDERFFAHQEEIDLCWRLKNTARKIFYTGRSTVYHVGGGTLNKQSAQKTFLNIRNNLSMLLKNLPFPKAFWILLLRFILDGFAGIYFGLKNGFPHFLAVIRAHFSFYAQVPGTLQRRQKNQISQFYQAKWLVFKNFLKS
- a CDS encoding 3'-5' exonuclease, translated to MLNFCAIDFETATHERNSACEMGICIVENGEIVSTKTWLIKPPCFPYFHPRNIDVHGIRPEEVKDAPTFEDIWHEAQDLMYGNLMIAHNAGFDAGVLRSCLDHYGFFRPKLTYLCSISLAKKSWKNLPKYGLKSLAEQHNLSFNHHRAGDDAEVCAKISLLAFNQLMLTRNDEVHEVMKKNLKIL
- the apaG gene encoding Co2+/Mg2+ efflux protein ApaG is translated as MFSTISFDIKVSVLPQYDIKNSFPSENRFVFRYNITIENLGKEPIQLLRRKWLIYDLGFGFTEVAGEGVIGLTPEILPGEDFTYFSNVMLRSGVGNMSGIYYCKNLANNEELEIVVPKFSLVADVLTN
- a CDS encoding hemolysin family protein, whose product is MELLIIILLILLNGVFAMSEMSLVSSRKFKLESAERKGSAGAKKALQLGENPTKFLSTVQIGITLIGILLGVYSGDTLTNDFKGFLDKIPVLEPYSKTLATVGIVIFITYLSILLGELLPKRIAMTFPEKIITTLAKPMDVLSKLTSPFVWLLTTSNNIFLKLFGIDSKSDSIVTEEEIKSIVRESAMEGQIDKIEHNIVERVFELGDRKINTLMTHRTAITYFSIDEKLESVLEKISKEKHNFYPVTRANNLDDIIGVVTMKDIFPIGDSQNFELKKLLRQPIFLNENSYAYRVLEIFKKEKNHHGIVIDEYGNTLGIATMHDVLDALVGNTATSENFDYRIVKKNENSWVADAQFPLVEFLKYFDLDYQFDNKDNYTTLVGFFLNEGGGSPEVGDKIKVDDLELEIISKDKQRVDKILISKTTSTK
- the odhB gene encoding 2-oxoglutarate dehydrogenase complex dihydrolipoyllysine-residue succinyltransferase; translation: MSILEMKVPSPGESITEVEIATWLVKDGDYVEKDQPIAEVDSDKATLELPAEESGIITLKAEEGDVVEVGQVVCLIDRSAAKPADSAPAQTEEKAAEPAKEAPKAETPKAEAPKVEQKPAATYATGTPSPAAKKILDEKGVKADQVNGSGKDGRITKQDAETASVPAMGSADSTSGSRGSSTTKLSVLRRKVAARLVSVKNETAMLTTFNEVDMSEIFRLRKQYKEEFAQKHGIGLGFMSFFTKAVTRALQMYPDVNASIDGDFKINYDFCDISIAVSGPKGLMVPVLRNAETMSFRGVENNIKNLAERVRDGKITIDEMTGGTFTITNGGVFGSMLSTPIINPPQSAILGMHNIIQRPVAVDGQVVIRPMMYLAMSYDHRIIDGRESVGFLVAVKEAIDNPVQFLMDGDERKGLEL
- a CDS encoding 2-oxoglutarate dehydrogenase E1 component; translation: MDKFSFLNAVHSQLIEDLYQQYLKYPDSVEPSWKAFFQGFDFALEGYGEDMIADSSEKAVSAPVQMANQAAANGQIPNEIEKEFKVLNLIEGYRHRGHLFTHTNPVRERRQYEPTLAIENFGLSKADLGTKFNSAKEIGLPTAATLQEIIDLLEQIYCKSIGVEYMHINNVEERKFIREFLQVNKNRPQLNAGEKTEILEKLNQAVAFENYLHTKFVGQKRFSLEGGESLIPALDQLITRSSQLGVDEVVLGMAHRGRLNVLSNIFGKSYKQIFSEFEGKEFEEDVFSGDVKYHLGSSKIIKTANGEEVAINLTPNPSHLETVGALVEGICRAKVDNKYKDFSKVLPIIIHGDGAIAGQGIVYEVAQMMTLEGYRTGGTVHIVVNNQVSFTTNYRDARSSTYCTDIAKVTESPVMHVNADDVEAVVHSMRFAADFRAKFGKDVYIDLLGYRKYGHNEGDEPRFTQPNLYKLISKHPNPREIYKEQLISEGIVSKEILTKMESQFKEQLDANFDASKEIEKNTMDLFMADDWKDFPTSAKGAMVAKIDTKFDISKLKELAVQMSTLPKDKKFISKISRLFDNRSKAIEADHLDWALAEWLAYATLLTEGHNVRISGEDVERGTFSHRHALIKTEDAEEEYIPLRHVSENRFDIYNSHLSEYGVLGFDYGYAMASPNTLTIWEAQFGDFMNGAQIIIDQYLVAAEEKWKIQAGLVMLLPHGFEGQGAEHSSARLERFLTLCANDNMVVANATTPANYFHLLRRQMKWNFRKPLVVMSPKSLLRHPKVISTFDDLANGHFQPIIDDAAVDAAKVEKLVLCSGKIYYELLAKKEELHCENIALVRFEQLYPLQNDQIEEILNKYGSRKQLIWAQEEPENMGAWSYILRNFRNTGIEVIAPVQSGTPAPGSHKMFERNQNDVINRVFDRQDAPAKRPVTA